Proteins from a single region of Acipenser ruthenus chromosome 31, fAciRut3.2 maternal haplotype, whole genome shotgun sequence:
- the LOC117964667 gene encoding LOW QUALITY PROTEIN: apical endosomal glycoprotein-like (The sequence of the model RefSeq protein was modified relative to this genomic sequence to represent the inferred CDS: deleted 1 base in 1 codon) gives MGTLRHVLLLLLLLLLLEPGAQLAAGLSSALGSSRHINTCSAAEERLCDFVCDCPEDCSDEEDCGYDSEPPFTCDFEKDTCGWTDKNVHSYKWGRQRGYISGNSASDHTLGTDRGWFMAVGAVHDNILTTAVLVSPRMRQAAPACELRFWYQVWDSGRVGVDAGSLFATLRSSSREAVVWRGAGSSVRGWREASIFTGRVPEPFQIVFTSRRSLSYPGDIAIDDINFRNCALPQPVSACSDQFPCARGTCVEMWQTCDGTDDCGDSSDEDADLCAQYRKCDFQNGTCDWTNRKWERTNQVSFSSSDLLSGPARDHTENTNAGYFLYIGNSNGATLLSPSIEPTNDTEPCFLVLYYHMFGPRAASLNIYHRTQDPAELIPAKSEQGERGDLWVREKVHFSVNTSFQIVIEGVLGGGRFGNIALDDLILSPGCRISNDSLSPDWELPTAVPSRCNQGQFECRNGRCVDQNLVCDFRLDCSDQSDEMDCGNATFDVSDGGWRDHSVGRLEWTVRQSTSSSRGGHLSLARAHGQLLSKAKALSPVLGPSGPACSMQFRYLLYSNSTFTGGISVSSVDRALGTEVLLWRTHRMRNKWTSVTVSVGARPRGFQIEIAALVDNFVPRVQKVAVDDIAFLNCSPDLEPPTAADVSCNFEAGLCGWYQDQTDELEWIHDVGPGFDHTTGSGHFVFVDVSSPDLRGRSARLLSYPQRSSVETMCLSFWYHLFGPHTGTLSLKLRLGGGDEETVLWTRSGTQGNEWQRGLSPVPHQNRTFELVFEALRDGFDGDISLDDITLSSRPCPALQSCSFEASQCDFVSSGRGGWRKQSGWTGGIASGPKTDHTLETDRGFYMIVDTSHDVMSRGQSASLYSGLTSALRGPECVQFWYHMSGDKPGQYTCTPEGNHTQTLHTALHTQVGFPLLCDLSSGLCVCVCVCVWQGSLSVFVEASGGQRVEVFSESVTQGAAWRLGNANISASAEWKISFQAVGAAGTSSHIAVDDITFQSGSCPRAGFCDFERGLCSWTNTQSRALDQLDWDWTSAGTSGKYPGPGLDHTLKTRTGHYVFLSSRSRAGPGQKAWLLSEHMPATQGSCLGLWYHLDSAIPIHMGELRVLLYSRFQSFQSWEVRGHTGNWAFVNITLKSSKEFQVVLEASTGESGAIALDDITYNAGVTCEGVQSDRPAPVAPSSDHYSGTVAVVFVVVLLLSTVAGVLLFLYRRRRGSLSWGPLSWGSLSWGSLSWGSLSWRSLFKGSSETGSEEPGFDNIGYSCSDEDRITVPSMPES, from the exons ATGGGGACTCTGAGgcatgtgctgctgctgctgctgctgctgctgctgcttgaacCCGGAGCCCAGCTCG CTGCAGGACTGAGCTCCGCTCTCGGCTCCTCTCGTCACATTAACACCTGCAGCGCCGCGGAGGAGAGGCTCTGTGACTTTGTGTGCGACTGTCCCGAGGACTGCAGCGATGAAGAGGACTGTG GGTACGACAGTGAACCACCCTTTACCTGCGACTTTGAGAAGGACACCTGCGGCTGGACAGACAAGAATGTCCACTCCTACAAGTGGGGGAGACAAAGAGGTTACATCTCGGGGAACAGTGCTTCTGACCACACCCTGGGGACAGACCGAG gcTGGTTCATGGCAGTGGGAGCAGTCCATGACAACATCCTGACCACTGCGGTGCTGGTCTCTCCACGCATGAGGCAGGCCGCGCCCGCCTGTGAGCTTCGCTTCTGGTATCAAGTGTGGGACTCCG GTCGCGTGGGTGTGGATGCAGGGAGCCTGTTCGCCACGCTGCGGTCCAGCTCTCGGGAGGCCGTGGTGTGGCGCGGTGCTGGGAGCAGCGTGCGCGGCTGGAGGGAGGCCTCCATCTTCACGGGCCGCGTCCCCGAGCCGTTCCAGATCGTCTTCACGTCCCGCCGCAGCCTGTCCTACCCCGGAGACATCGCCATCGACGACATCAACTTCCGCAACTGTGCCCTGCCCC agccgGTGTCCGCGTGTTCTGACCAGTTCCCCTGCGCTCGGGGGACGTGCGTGGAGATGTGGCAGACCTGCGACGGGACGGATGACTGTGGAGACTCCAGCGATGAGGACGCAGATCTGTGCG CCCAATATAGGAAGTGCGACTTCCAGAATGGGACCTGTGATTGGACTAATCGCAAATGGGAAAGGACCAATCAGGTGTCGTTCAGCTCATCTGACCTGCTGTCAGGCCCTGCCAGAGATCACACTGAGAACACCAATGCAG GGTATTTCTTGTATATTGGAAACAGCAATGGCGCCACACTTCTGAGTCCATCTATTGAGCCCACCAACGATACTGAGCCCTGCTTC CTCGTTCTCTATTACCACATGTTCGGACCCCGGGCTGCCAGTCTCAACATCTACCATCGAACCCAAGACCCCGCAGAGCTGATCCCAGCGAAGAgcgagcagggagagaggggcgACCTCTGGGTCAGGGAGAAGGTCCACTTCTCAGTCAACACCTCCTTCCAG ATTGTGATTGAAGGCGTTCTCGGAGGAGGTAGATTTGGGAACATTGCTCTCGATGATCTGATCCTGTCCCCGGGCTGTAGAATCTCGAATG ACTCTCTGTCTCCAGACTGGGAGCTCCCCACAGCCGTCCCCAGCAGGTGCAACCAGGGCCAGTTTGAGTGCAGGAACGGGAGGTGTGTGGATCAGAACCTGGTCTGTGACTTCAGATTGGACTGCAGCGACCAGTCGGATGAGATGGACTGCG GTAATGCCACGTTTGACGTCAGCGACGGCGGTTGGAGAGACCACAGTGTTGGACGGCTGGAGTGGACAGTGAGGCAGAGCACCAGCTCCTCCCGCG gaGGTCACCTGTCCCTGGCCAGGGCTCACGGTCAGCTGCTGTCCAAAGCCAAAGCTCTGAGTCCAGTCCTGGGTCCCTCGGGGCCGGCCTGCTCCATGCAGTTCAGATACCTGCTTTACAGCAACTCCACCTTCACAG gggggaTCTCGGTGAGCTCAGTGGACCGGGCTCTGGGCACGGAGGTGCTGCTCTGGCGCACTCACAGGATGCGGAACAAGTGGACCAGCGTGACGGTCAGCGTGGGAGCGAGACCGAGAGGATTCCAG ATAGAGATCGCCGCCCTGGTGGATAATTTTGTTCCCAGGGTTCAAAAGGTCGCAGTCGATGACATCGCGTTTCTGAACTGCTCCCCAGACCTCGAGCCTCCGACTGCAGCAG ATGTGTCGTGCAACTTCGAAGCGGGGCTGTGCGGGTGGTACCAGGACCAGACTGATGAATTAGAGTGGATCCATGACGTTGGACCCGGGTTCGACCACACCACTGGCTCGG GTCACTTTGTGTTTGTCGATGTCTCATCCCCTGACCTGCGAGGGCGCTCTGCTCGCCTGCTCTCCTACCCCCAGCGCTCCTCCGTTGAGACCATGTGCCTCTCCTTCTGGTACCACCTGTTCGGGCCGCACACCG gcaCTCTGTCCCTGAAGCTGAGGCTAGGTGGAGGGGATGAGGAGACGGTCCTGTGGACGCGGTCGGGCACACAGGGGAACGAGTGGCAGCGAGGTCTCTCCCCGGTCCCACACCAGAACCGCACCTTCGAG TTGGTGTTTGAGGCGCTGCGGGATGGCTTTGATGGAGATATCTCCCTTGATGACATCACCCTGAGCTCCCGGCCCTGCCCGGCTCTGCAGAGCTGCTCTTTCGAGGCGAGCCAGTGTGACTTCGTCTCCAGCGGGagagggggctggaggaagcagagCGGCTGGACCGGGGGCATCGCGAGCGGGCCAAAGACCGACCAC ACCCTGGAGACCGACAGAG GGTTCTATATGATCGTGGATACGAGTCATGATGTCATGTCAAGAGGCCAGTCTGCCAGCCTGTACTCTGGACTCACCAGCGCCCTCAGGGGGCCggagtgtgtacagttctggtaCCACATGAGCGGTGACAAGCCAGGTCAGTACACGTGCACACCAGAGGGGAATCACACACAAACGctgcacactgcactgcaca CCCAGGTTGGGTTTCCTTTGCTGTGTGACTTATCCtcgggtctgtgtgtgtgtgtgtgtgtgtgcgtgtggcaGGGCTCTCTCAGCGTGTTCGTGGAGGCGAGTGGAGGGCAGCGTGTGGAGGTGTTCTCAGAGAGCGTGACTCAGGGAGCAGCCTGGCGCTTGGGAAACGCAAACATCAGCGCCAGCGCGGAGTGGAAG ATCAGTTTCCAAGCAGTTGGGGCTGCAGGAACCTCGTCCCACATTGCAGTCGATGACATCACCTTTCAATCCGGGAGCTGCCCCAGAGCAG GTTTCTGTGATTTTGAGCGGGGGCTGTGCAGCTGGACTAACACACAGAGCCGGGCTCTGGACCAGCTGGACTGGGACTGGACCAGCGCCGGGACCAGCGGGAAATACCCCGGGCCGGGTCTGGACCACACCCTGAAGACCAGGACCG GTCACTACGTGTTCCTGTCCAGCAGGAGTCGGGCCGGGCCGGGCCAGAAAGCCTGGCTGTTGAGTGAGCACATGCCCGCCACCCAGGGCTCCTGTCTGGGCTTGTGGTACCACCTGGACTCTGCCATCCCCATCC acatgGGTGAGCTCAGGGTCCTGCTGTACAGCAGATTCCAGTCCTTCCAGAGCTGGGAGGTCAGAGGTCACACTGGGAACTGGGCCTTCGTCAATATCACCCTGAAGAGCAGCAAGGAGTTCCAG GTCGTGTTGGAAGCCTCCACAGGGGAGTCTGGCGCCATCGCCCTCGATGACATCACGTACAACGCTGGGGTGACCTGTGAGGGGGTGCAGAGTGACCGTCCGGCCCCAG taGCTCCCTCTTCAGACCACTACTCGGGGACCGTGGCCGTCGTGTTTGTGGTCGTCCTGCTCCTCTCCACCGTGGCCGGCGTGCTGCTGTTCCTGTACCGTCGGCGCAGGGGGTCCCTGTCCTGGGGGCCCCTGTCCTGGGGGTCCCTGTCCTGGGGGTCGCTGTCCTGGGGGTCCCTGTCCTGGAGGTCTCTGTTCAAGGGGTCCTCCGAGACGGGGAGCGAGGAGCCAGGCTTCGACAACATTGGATACAGCTGCAGTGATGAG GACAGGATCACAGTCCCTTCCATGCCGGAGTCCTAG